Proteins from a genomic interval of Zingiber officinale cultivar Zhangliang chromosome 1B, Zo_v1.1, whole genome shotgun sequence:
- the LOC122041714 gene encoding dof zinc finger protein DOF5.7-like, translating into MADRELQCWSGGHRSSATALRRAKQGLQCPRCESPNTKFCYYNNYSLSQPRHFCKTCRRYWTEGGALRNVPVGGGCRKSKKFRSPAESRRHEIGLPPVIPRFDDHRPAASEPVLFSPAAMAFDYPLNINAAGACGSTVNDDAIKLLRSTNEDLHWKLQKQKLAVLLGGEGADREDDQRELIIYSQTEPTPAEEACGGSGSGSVQNSTAWFSECSNYAMLPSSSTIVNINNTSSSDTSYWNEGVPAWNDKLTPLP; encoded by the coding sequence ATGGCTGATCGCGAGCTGCAGTGCTGGTCGGGCGGCCACAGGAGCTCTGCCACGGCGCTCCGTCGGGCGAAGCAGGGCCTCCAGTGCCCCCGGTGCGAGTCCCCCAACACCAAATTCTGCTACTACAACAActacagcctctcccaacccAGGCACTTCTGCAAGACCTGCCGGAGGTACTGGACCGAGGGCGGCGCCCTCCGCAACGTGCCGGTCGGCGGCGGATGCCGCAAGAGCAAGAAGTTCAGATCTCCGGCGGAGTCCCGGCGCCATGAGATTGGTCTGCCGCCGGTGATCCCCAGGTTCGATGATCATCGACCGGCTGCTTCTGAGCCAGTACTCTTCTCACCTGCCGCCATGGCGTTCGATTACCCGCTGAACATTAATGCGGCCGGAGCATGCGGCTCTACTGTTAATGACGACGCCATTAAGCTACTGAGGTCCACAAACGAAGACCTGCATTGGAAGCTTCAGAAGCAGAAGCTGGCCGTGCTCTTGGGAGGGGAAGGAGCTGATCGCGAGGACGACCAACGCGAGCTAATCATATATTCTCAGACGGAGCCGACGCCGGCAGAGGAAGCTTGTGGTGGCAGTGGATCCGGTAGTGTTCAAAATTCGACGGCATGGTTCTCGGAATGTTCCAATTACGCCATGCTACCTTCCTCTAGTACTATAGTCAACATCAACAACACGAGCAGCAGCGACACGAGCTACTGGAACGAAGGAGTTCCTGCATGGAATGACAAGCTCACACCACTGCCTTAA
- the LOC122041722 gene encoding uncharacterized protein LOC122041722 has product MATPWVKFLSCKANAVDDVVAQPPAPSSSSSASGKKRLPTFLPPFLSCADSDDADVPGGPDLLKPKSEHDASDSLDSPALLELPRGHPSRRVVEVIFASNWAPGDGGFPGEVETVFRVRNTPRSVARFEAHRAAVRSRAARPDDARCAADGNEMMRFYCRRPSTSLRDAGVGGHPDLREERRGPRGQRKRAAGDAGVPSDRRPGQGRVGAREGRRVELKLIAVSPNPDR; this is encoded by the exons ATGGCCACGCCGTGGGTGAAGTTCCTGAGCTGCAAGGCCAACGCCGTCGATGATGTCGTCGCGCAACCACCGGCGCCGTCGTCCTCTTCCTCTGCTTCCGGAAAGAAGCGCCTGCCGACGTTCCTGCCGCCATTTCTCTCCTGCGCCGACTCCGACGACGCTGACGTCCCCGGCGGGCCCGATTTGCTTAAACCTAAATCTGAACACGATGCTTCTGATTCCCTTGATTCACCGGCGTTGCTCGAGCTCCCCCGCGGCCACCCCTCCCGCCGCGTCGTCGAAGTCATCTTCGCTTCCAACTGGGCCCCCGGCGACGGGGGCTTCCCCGGGGAGGTCGAGACGGTATTTCGCGTCCGCAACACGCCCAGGAGCGTCGCCCGCTTCGAGGCCCACCGCGCCGCGGTACGATCCCGGGCCGCCAGGCCCGACGACGCTCGCTGCGCCGCCGACGGGAACGAGATGATGCGCTTCTACTGCCGCCGCCCCTCGACATCCTTGCGCGATGCCGGAGTGGGGGGGCATCCGGACCTTCGCGAGGAGCGGCGAGGCCCACGAGGCCAGCGGAAGCGGGCGGCGGGCGATGCTGGTGTGCCGAGTGATCGCCGGCCGGGTCAGGGCCGAGTCGGAGCCCGAGAGGGCAGGCGAGTCG AACTCAAGCTTATTGCAGTATCTCCAAATCCCGATCGATGA
- the LOC121976753 gene encoding DNAJ protein JJJ1 homolog: MATEPQKRCLYEVLGVPRDCSQEEIRSAYRRLALQLHPDKVAASGAADAASATAAFQQLLHAYEVLSDTKERAWYDSHRSQILFSDSSSSKGHKPSAFFDLDLFAFFSSSVFSGYSDSGKGFYKVYGDLFAKVYEQEIWFAKQMDLGADAVAPSPLIGNLDSPYSQVSAFYNYWLGFSTVMDFGWVDEYDSSLGPNRRSRRAMEEENKKLRKKARREYIDTVRGLAAFSKKRDKRVVDMVVKKNLEEEKRRAEEKAKKKEEERKKMERTKLYQEPEWAKINEEEYEFDGFEDENDKKEKGGQEFYCVVCNKKFKSDKQWKNHEQSKKHKDKVAELRMTFEEDEEFVEEKLDDGAHVSFDYVPQESEESDDFEEVSEKFADALELSEDDEDGGHQEDVALQENDNEEEHAEETDDEASILEAMVTGRRKNDNFNHYDSLLNNNPNNVEQSSMEFGSQKRGRKNHTSGKENSEEDPEVKERDEISREETEVQNQESSPFLNVESASQSFKVKSAVSKKNISTAKNQKSKKQQADGKGVGKKISPADSNNLLRGKKQKANSKAPSNECETCGETFATRNKLFAHLGDTGHASLKHR; encoded by the exons ATGGCGACGGAGCCTCAGAAGCGGTGCCTCTACGAGGTTCTTGGTGTTCCCCGCGACTGTTCCCAGGAGGAGATCCGCTCCGCGTACAGGCGCCTCGCTCTCCAGCTCCACCCTGACAAGGTTGCTGCCTCCGGAGCTGCTGATGCGGCCTCAGCCACCGCCGCCTTCCAGCAGCTTCTCCACGCCTACGAGGTTCTCTCCGACACGAAGGAGCGCGCTTGGTACGATTCCCACCGTTCCCAGATCCTCTTCTCCGACTCCTCTTCCTCCAAGGGTCACAAGCCGTCCGCTTTCTTTGACCTCGATCTCTTCGCCTTCTTCTCGAGCTCCGTATTCTCCGGTTATTCCGACTCCGGCAAGGGCTTCTACAAGGTCTATGGCGACCTCTTTGCCAAGGTCTACGAACAAGAGATCTGGTTTGCAAAGCAGATGGATCTGGGCGCCGACGCCGTTGCTCCTTCCCCTCTCATCGGTAATCTTGATAGCCCGTATTCACAGGTTTCAGCTTTTTATAATTATTGGCTTGGCTTTTCTACTGTAATGGACTTTGGATGGGTGGATGAGTACGATTCTTCACTGGGTCCTAATCGAAGATCCAGACGTGCTATGGAGGAGGAGAACAAAAAATTGAGGAAGAAGGCAAGGAGGGAATACATTGATACTGTGCGTGGGTTGGCAGCATTTTCAAAGAAGAGGGATAAAAGGGTAGTTGATATGGTGGTAAAGAAGAATTTGGAGGAAGAAAAGCGACGTGCAGAAGAGAAGgcaaagaagaaggaggaggaaaggaagaagatggagaggaCAAAGCTGTACCAAGAGCCTGAATGGGCAAAAATTAATGAGGAGGAGTATGAGTTTGATGGTTTTGAAGATGAGAATGACAAAAAGGAAAAAGGTGGCCAGGAGTTCTATTGTGTAGTGTGTAATAAGAAATTTAAATCAGACAAGCAGTGGAAAAATCATGAGCAGTCGAAGAAGCACAAGGATAAAGTTGCAGAACTGAGGATGACATTTGAGGAGGATGAAGAGTTTGTAGAAGAAAAGCTTGATGATGGAGCTCACGTGAGCTTTGACTATGTTCCTCAAGAATCAGAAGAAAGTGATGATTTTGAGGAGGTTTCTGAAAAATTTGCAGACGCATTAGAATTGTCAGaggatgatgaggatggaggtCATCAAGAGGATGTAGCATTGCAGGAGAATGACAATGAGGAGGAGCATGCTGAGGAGACGGACGATGAAGCTAGCATTTTGGAAGCAATGGTCACAGGCCGTAGGAAAAATGACAACTTTAACCATTATGATTCGTTGTTGAATAACAATCCTAACAATGTTGAACAAAGTAGCATGGAGTTCGGTAGCCAAAAAAGAGGCCGCAAGAATCACACATCGGGGAAAGAAAATAGTGAAGAGGATCCTGAAGTTAAAGAAAGAGATGAAATTAGTAGGGAAGAAACAGAAGTTCAGAACCAAGAATCAAGTCCATTTTTGAATGTTGAGTCTGCTTCTCAATCATTCAAGGTTAAATCAGCagttagtaaaaaaaatatttctactgcAAAGAATCAGAAATCCAAAAAACAACAGGCTGATGGCAAAGGTGTTGGAAAGAAGATTTCACCTGCTGATTCTAACAACTTATTGAGAGGAAAGAAGCAAAAG GCAAACTCAAAAGCACCTTCTAATGAGTGTGAGACATGCGGGGAAACCTTTGCAACAAG GAATAAATTATTTGCGCATTTAGGGGACACAGGCCATGCTTCGTTGAAGCACAGGTGA